A genomic stretch from Setaria italica strain Yugu1 chromosome VII, Setaria_italica_v2.0, whole genome shotgun sequence includes:
- the LOC101780472 gene encoding transcription factor VIP1 has product MDPRFPLPAAPAPSSGGGGAAPRGHHRRAHSESFLRFSDADLLLDPDGDFSFSDLDFPSLSDDSPAASDPTPPPPPPQAAPAPAPRPPGGSHTRSLSLDAAFFEGLALQGAGSSGGGGAGHKRSGSMDGASSPFEGESALSTGLPDYAKKAMPAERIAELALIDPKRAKRILANRQSAARSKERKIKYTSELERKVQTLQTEATTLSAQLTLLQRDTTGLTAENRELKLRLQSMEEQAKLRDALNEALREEVQRLKISAGQAVNMNGNIFNGGVQQQMPSYFMQQQQLQQQQQQQMSYFGGHQAQHHNQNHHHQSPSNGGQSLSGQSLNDSMDFI; this is encoded by the exons ATGGACCCGCGCTTCCCGctgccggccgcgccggcgccgtcatcgggcggcggcggcgccgccccccgGGGGCACCACCGGCGTGCCCACTCGGAGTCGTTCCTCCGCTTCTCCGACGCGGACCTCCTCCTCGACCCGgacggcgacttctccttctccgACCTCGACTTCCCCTCGCTCTCCGACGACTCCCCGGCCGCCTCCGACCccaccccgcctccgccgccgccgcaggcggcccccgcgcccgcgccccgcCCGCCTGGAGGGTCCCACACGCGGAGCCTCTCCCTCGATGCAGCTTTCTTCGAGGGACTCGCCTTGCAGGGCGCGGGAagcagcggcggaggtggggcTGGGCACAAGAGGAGCGGGTCCATGGATGGGGCCAGCTCGCCGTTCGAGGGAGAGTCGGCGCTCTCGACTGGGCTGCCGGACTACGCCAAGAAGGCCATGCCCGCCGAGAGGATCGCCGAGCTCGCGCTCATCGACCCCAAGCGCGCAAAGAG GATTCTGGCGAACAGGCAGTCGGCAGCGAGGTCCAAGGAGAGGAAGATCAAGTATACAAGCGAACTGGAGAGGAAGGTCCAGACTCTGCAGACCGAGGCCACTACGTTATCAGCGCAGCTCACACTTCTCCAG AGGGATACAACTGGTTTAACTGCTGAGAACAGAGAGCTCAAACTTCGATTGCAGTCCATGGAAGAGCAAGCTAAACTGCGGGATG CTTTGAATGAAGCCTTGAGAGAAGAAGTCCAGCGACTTAAGATATCTGCAGGGCAAGCTGTTAACATGAACGGGAACATCTTCAATGGTGGAGTCCAGCAGCAGATGCCATCCTATttcatgcagcagcagcagctgcaacaacagcagcagcagcagatgtcATACTTTGGTGGCCACCAGGCTCAGCATCACAATCAAAACCATCATCACCAGAGTCCATCCAACGGGGGGCAGTCACTGAGTGGTCAGTCCCTAAACGACTCCATGGATTTCATTTGA